A genomic region of Miscanthus floridulus cultivar M001 chromosome 3, ASM1932011v1, whole genome shotgun sequence contains the following coding sequences:
- the LOC136547368 gene encoding uncharacterized protein — MALSWPSAVRLAVAAVLLVAVGVALFTLPVEKILKDFLVWIKENLGPWGPLVLALAYIPLTVLAVPASILTLGGGYLFGLPVGFVADSIGATIGATAAFLLGRTIGRPYVLSKCKDYPKFQAVAIAIQRSGFKIVLLLRLVPLLPFNMLNYLLSVTPVGVGEYMLASWLGMMPITLALVYVGTTLKDLSDVTHGWSEISTTRWILIISGFVLSVVLIICVTKIAKSSLEKALAENGELDVGTSQLPVVASPSDLQQPLVIKIDTSNEDHEK, encoded by the exons ATGGCGCTCTCGTGGCCCTCGGCCGtccgcctcgccgtcgccgctgtCCTGCTCGTCGCCGTCGGCGTCGCGCTCTTCACGCTCCCCGTCGAGAAG ATTTTAAAGGACTTTCTGGTTTGGATCAAGGAGAACTTGGGTCCATGGGGTCCTTTGGTGTT GGCCCTCGCTTACATCCCTCTGACAGTCTTAGCTGTTCCAGCATCAATTCTTACA CTTGGAGGGGGCTATTTATTTGGATTGCCAGTAGGGTTTGTTGCTGATTCCATTGGAGCAACAATTGGTGCAACTGCTGCATTTCTGCTTGGCAGGACG ATTGGGAGGCCTTATGTTCTCTCGAAATGCAAAGATTACCCTAAGTTTCAAGCAGTAGCCATTGCCATCCAAAGATCTGGCTTCAAG ATCGTGTTGCTACTAAGGCTTGTACCTTTACTTCCGTTCAACATGTTGAACTACCTGTTATCTGTCACTCCTGTTGGTGTTGGAGAGTACATGCTGGCTTCTTGGTTGGGAATGATG CCAATCACTCTTGCCTTGGTGTACGTTGGAACAACACTGAAAGATCtatcagatgtgacacatgggTGGAGCGAGATCTCGACTACTCGATGG ATTTTGATAATATCTGGCTTTGTATTATCAG TGGTCTTGATTATCTGCGTCACAAAAATTGCAAAATCATCTCTGGAGAAGGCATTGGCCGAGAATGGAGAGCTCGATGTAGGAACATCGCAGCTTCCTGTGGTAGCCTCTCCCTCGGATCTGCAACAACCTCTTGTAATCAAGATTGACAcatcaaatgaagatcatgagaAGTAA
- the LOC136544624 gene encoding uncharacterized protein, translating to MNGVSEVFPEAEHRECMYHLVQNFKKRYSGKVFDEHLWASAYSWSPYMFDKHYQAMAAAKAEAMKYLQDTHKKLWTRSQFGTASKVDYVTNNLAESFNNWIKGEKQKHLDDLMGTIRQKILIKWNHRKRVARKFEGKILPHIVQKLKDDSYNLDIEVITSSPEGARLEDHVDDFFSVQKFKDAYAGSIPCIPDKSMWPKATLGFFMHLPCLKSTGGRRKNRMKSAVEGGSKKKSKKHECPICHELGHHWYTCKNGNLEDITAMEAERSGTGSNDYTVPLQSMYLAPFHEETVQTEPMEVVLPQPSPKKKIGLKKKLTPKKLSIVPACPASPASPASNTRSKKKVGFK from the exons ATGAATGGAGTTAGTGAAGTGTTTCCAGAAGCTGAACATAGGGAGTGTATGTATCATCTAGTACAAAATTTCAAGAAGAGGTATAGTGGTAAAGTTTTTGATGAGCACTTGTGGGCTTCTGCATATTCTTGGAGTCCATATATGTTTGATAAGCATTATCAGGCAATGGCTGCTGCCAAAGCAGAAGCTATGAAGTACCTTCAAGACACTCACAAGAAGCTATGGACTAGGAGCCAGTTTGGCACTGCCTCAAAAGTTGATTATGTGACTAACAACTTGGCCGAGTCTTTCAATAACTGGATAAAGGGTGAGAAGCAGAAGCATCTGGATGACTTGATGGGCACCATCAGACAGAAGATATTGATCAAATGGAACCATAGGAAGAGGGTGGCCAGAAAGTTTGAAGGAAAGATTTTGCCCCATATTGTGCAGAAGCTAAAGGATGACAGTTACAATCTTGATATTGAAGTGATCACAAGCTCTCCTGAAG GTGCAAGACTAGAAGATCATGTAGATGATTTCTTCTCTGTCCAGAAGTTCAAGGATGCCTATGCAGGCTCTATCCCATGCATTCCTGACAAGTCCATGTGGCCCAAAGCAACACTTGGCTTCTTCATGCACCTTCCATGTCTCAAGTCCACTGGTGGTAGGAGGAAGAACAGGATGAAGTCAGCTGTTGAGGGAGGCAGTAAGAAGAAGTCAAAGAAGCATGAGTGTCCTATATGCCATGAGTTAGGCCACCACTGGTACACCTGCAAGAATGGGAACCTAGAAGACATTACTGCAATGGAGGCTGAAAG GTCTGGAACCGGTTCCAATGACTATACTGTTCCCCTCCAGTCTATGTATCTTGCCCCATTTCATGAAGAGACTGTGCAGACAGAACCAATGGAGGTTGTTTTGCCCCAGCCTTCACCAAAGAAGAAGATAGGGTTGAAGAAGAAGCTTACACCAAAAAAGCTTTCAATTGTGCCAGCCTgcccagccagcccagccagcccagcTTCTAATACCAGGAGCAAAAAGAAGGTAGGGTTTAAATGA
- the LOC136547371 gene encoding uncharacterized protein — protein MAAPALRVAILAAVLLLPFLSVPGAEAQTKKFCLTQFAIASQACAILPPTSPEHHHHDHDDEDEDNDEDEDEDEDEDEDSDDGGGDRRHRDQDKKSSSGVVSKPAASASKPAASSMITVEAEVDASTDDDDRNGTTRHSSVVGNGNNTRSGDGGGGSARRRHGSSSRRRRRRRHRRGRLRDGDDADADAEDEDEDEDTDEDEDEDEDEDEDEDDDDDDDDDEEDDHRAYRDCCRWLKEVEPDCVCEALLRLPPFLVKPQHKYTVKVGHSCKFTYRCGGV, from the coding sequence ATGGCTGCCCCGGCGCTCCGCGTGGCGATCCTCGCCGCGGTCCTGCTACTCCCATTCCTCAGCGTGCCGGGCGCCGAGGCGCAGACCAAGAAGTTCTGCCTCACGCAGTTCGCCATCGCCAGCCAGGCCTGCGCCATCCTGCCGCCCACCAGCCCcgagcaccaccaccacgatcacgacgacgaggacgaggacaacgacgaagacgaagacgaagacgaagacgaagacgaggacagtgacgacggcggcggcgaccgcCGCCACCGTGACCAGGACAAGAAGAGCTCTAGCGGCGTCGTCAGTAAACCCGCCGCGTCCGCCAGTAAACCTGCCGCGTCCTCCATGATCACCGTCGAGGCGGAGGTGGACGCCTCCACCGACGACGACGACCGCAACGGCACCACCAGACACTCCTCCGTGGTGGGAAACGGAAACAACACCCGCAgcggagacggcggcggcggcagcgcacgACGCCGCCACGGCTCCAGCAGcaggcgccgccgtcgccgccgacaCCGCCGTGGCCGTCTGCGTGATGGagacgacgccgacgccgacgccgaggacgaAGACGAAGATGAGGAcaccgacgaggatgaggacgaggatgaagacgaggacgaggacgaggacgacgatgatgacgacgacgacgacgaggaggacgacCACCGCGCGTACAGGGACTGCTGCCGGTGGCTGAAGGAGGTGGAGCCGGACTGCGTGTGCGAGGCGCTGCTCCGCCTGCCGCCCTTCCTCGTGAAGCCGCAGCACAAGTACACCGTCAAGGTGGGCCACTCCTGCAAGTTCACCTACAGGTGCGGCGGCGTCTGA
- the LOC136547369 gene encoding probable pectinesterase 66: protein MAPLLLGLLSTTPSLAWAAPVSRTITVDCHGRGDVRTVQSAVDSVPDGNRDWIKIHVMAGTYWEKVSIPKQKGYILLEGDGSSTTDISFDAHAHAGIDDIMGRPNVTVDEQSPTFQSATFTVLADNFVARGIAFKNTYRAPDDQLSKENQAVAALVGGDKSAFYACEFHGFQDTLCDFQGRHYFRGCQVRGAVDFVFGFGQSIYEDCALVSDMPPGPQLGWVTAHARVAAGSPGGLVFKGGAVQAAGAAQGQGQTYLGRAWNAFAAVVFYRTRMDGVVVPQGWQAWNAASSVWSVTFAEVECTGPGSEMSRRVGWEKRLTEEEVQRFVDIRFIDDGWLSNQP, encoded by the exons ATGGCGCCGCTGCTGCTCGGGCTGCTGTCCACGACGCCGAGCCTGGCATGGGCGGCGCCGGTGTCCCGGACCATCACCGTGGACTGTCACGGGCGAGGTGACGTCAGGACGGTGCAGTCGGCGGTGGACTCCGTGCCGGACGGCAACCGCGACTGGATCAAGATCCATGTCATGGCCGGCACCTACTG GGAGAAGGTGAGCATCCCAAAGCAGAAAGGCTACATCCTGCTGGAGGGGGACGGCTCGTCGACGACGGACATCAGCTTCGACGCGCACGCGCACGCCGGCATCGACGACATAATGGGCCGCCCCAACGTGACGGTGGACGAGCAGTCGCCGACGTTCCAAAGCGCCACCTTCACCGTCCTCGCCGACAACTTCGTCGCCCGGGGCATCGCCTTCAAG AACACGTACAGGGCACCGGACGACCAGCTGAGCAAGGAGAACcaggcggtggcggcgctggtCGGCGGCGACAAGAGCGCCTTCTACGCCTGCGAGTTCCACGGCTTCCAGGACACGCTGTGCGACTTCCAGGGACGGCACTACTTCCGCGGCTGCCAGGTCCGGGGCGCCGTCGACTTCGTCTTCGGCTTCGGCCAGTCCATCTACGAGGACTGCGCGCTCGTGTCCGACATGCCGCCGGGCCCGCAGCTCGGGTGGGTGACCGCGCACGCGCGGGTCGCCGCCGGCAGCCCCGGTGGGCTCGTGTTCAAGGGCGGCGCAGTGCAGGCGGCGGGCGCGGCCCAGGGCCAGGGCCAGACCTACCTCGGCCGCGCGTGGAACGCCTTCGCCGCCGTCGTGTTCTACCGCACGCGCATGGACGGCGTCGTCGTGCCGCAGGGCTGGCAGGCCTGGAACGCCGCCAGCAGCGT gTGGAGCGTCACGTTTGCAGAGGTTGAGTGCACGGGACCAGGGTCGGAGATGAGCAGAAGAGTTGGCTGGGAGAAGCGTTTGACCGAGGAGGAGGTGCAAAGATTCGTGGACATCAGATTCATCGACGATGGCTGGCTGTCAAACCAGCCATAG